One window from the genome of Clupea harengus unplaced genomic scaffold, Ch_v2.0.2, whole genome shotgun sequence encodes:
- the LOC122132099 gene encoding embryonic polyadenylate-binding protein-like isoform X1, which translates to MNTAPAYPLASLYVGDLHPDVTESMLYQKFSPAGPIMSIRVCRDVITRRSLGYAYINFQQPADAECALDTMNYEVLKGRPMRIMWSQRDPGLRKSGVGNIFIKNMDESIDNKALYDTFSAFGNILSCKVVCDERGSKGYGFVHFETQEAANRAIETMNGMLLNDRKVQEAGKEMETDSADPSIANRKLHSLWKNCQLSTISFVGHFKSRKEREAECGAKAMVYTNVYIKNFGETYDDEQLMIIFSEFGKTLSVRVMRDERGNSRGFGFVNYENHEDAQKAVEAMNGKELNGRILYVGRAQKRLERQGELKRKFEQIKMDRIQRYQGVNLYVKNLDDSINDERLRKEFAPYGTITSAKVMTDGGHSKGFGFVCFTSPEEATRAVTEMNGRIISTKPLYVALAQRKDERKAILTNQYMQRLASVRTMPGALVTNYQQPPYYIPTMPQPPGRHPYNAGVRFGPRWTTQPPRPQALYAAQYVTTRRASTPISSVQQASTQAPRVAKNTTLRMANIGTQTAGRRAVAGAVSRGVSQYKYSSGVRNVQQVIPVPLSHVNQQVPNIPVMEPAVHVRGQEPLTASMLAAAPLMEQKQLLGERLYPLIYALHPNLAGKITGMLLEIDNSELLHMLESPESLHSKVTHILRWTCFLIKYSSYV; encoded by the exons ATGAACACTGCACCAGCTTATCCCCTGGCCTCCCTGTACGTGGGGGATCTTCATCCTGATGTTACTGAGTCTATGCTGTACCAGAAATTTTCACCTGCTGGACCAATCATGTCCATTCGTGTATGCCGTGATGTCATTACTCGCAGGTCTTTAGGATATGCCTACATTAACTTTCAGCAGCCTGCAGATG CGGAATGCGCTCTTGATACAATGAACTATGAGGTCCTCAAGGGTCGTCCAATGAGAATCATGTGGTCACAACGTGATCCAGGTCTTAGGAAGTCTGGTGTTGGGAATATCTTCATCAAGAACATGGATGAGTCTATTGACAATAAAGCACTTTATGACACCTTCTCTGCATTTGGAAATATCCTGTCCTGCAAG GTTGTGTGTGATGAGCGTGGCTCCAAAGGCTATGGCTTTGTGCACTTTGAGACACAAGAGGCTGCCAACCGTGCCATTGAGACCATGAATGGCATGCTGCTGAATGATCGCAAAGT ACAAGAGGCAGGTAAAGAAATGGAGACAGACAGTGCAGATCCAAGCATTGCAAACCGAAAGCTCCATTCCCTGTGGAAAAATTGTCAGCTGTCGACAATTAG TTTTGTAGGCCATTTTAAATCCCGCAAAGAACGTGAGGCGGAGTGCGGAGCGAAGGCTATGGTCTACACTAATGTTTACATCAAGAACTTTGGAGAAACTTATGACGATGAGCAACTTATGATAATCTTCTCAGAGTTTG GGAAAACACTGAGTGTTCGTGTGATGCGTGATGAGCGAGGTAACTCCCGTGGCTTTGGCTTTGTGAACTATGAGAACCATGAGGATGCTCAGAAG GCTGTGGAGGCGATGAATGGGAAGGAGCTGAATGGGCGGATCCTGTATGTGGGCCGTGCTCAGAAGAGGCTGGAGCGGCAGGGGGAGCTCAAGCGCAAGTTTGAGCAGATCAAGATGGATCGCATCCAGCGCTATCAG GGGGTTAATCTCTATGTGAAGAACCTAGACGATAGCATCAACGATGAGCGACTGAGGAAGGAGTTTGCTCCCTATGGCACCATCACTAGCGCCAAG GTGATGACTGACGGCGGCCACAGCAAGGGCTTCGGATTTGTCTGTTTCACCTCACCGGAGGAGGCAACCCGCGCCGTCACGGAGATGAACGGCCGCATCATCAGCACCAAGCCGCTCTACGTGGCATTAGCTCAGCGGAAGGATGAGCGGAAGGCCATCCTCACCAACCAGTACATGCAGCGGCTGGCCAGCGTCAGGACCATGCCCGGAgccctggtgaccaactaccaGCAACCTCCCTACTACATCCCCACCatgcctcag CCCCCAGGCCGTCATCCATACAATGCTGGTGTCCGCTTTGGCCCAAGATGGACTACTCAGCCTCCCAGACCACAGG CGCTCTACGCTGCTCAGTACGTGACGACCCGCCGGGCCTCCACCCCCATCAGCAGTGTCCAGCAGGCCTCTACACAGGCGCCGCGCGTGGCCAAAAACACCACGCTAAGGATGG CCAACATTGGTACCCAGACTGCAGGAAGACGAGCAGTCGCTGGGGCTGTGAGTCGTGGGGTCAGCCAGTACAAATACTCCAGTGGAGTCCGCAACGTCCAGCAGGTGATCCCTGTGCCTTTATCCCATGTGAACCAGCAG GTTCCAAACATCCCTGTGATGGAGCCAGCAGTTCATGTGAGGGGACAGGAACCTCTCACAGCCTCTATGCTGGCAGCAGCTCCACTCATGGAGCAGAAACAGCTGCTGG gTGAGCGACTGTACCCTCTGATCTACGCCCTGCACCCCAACCTGGCGGGGAAGATCACAGGCATGCTGCTGGAGATAGACAACTCTGAGCTGCTCCACATGTTGGAGTCTCCCGAGTCTCTGCACTCCAAGGTAACACACATTTTGAGGTGGACATGTTTTTTAATCAAGTACAGCTCATATGTATAG
- the LOC122132099 gene encoding embryonic polyadenylate-binding protein-like isoform X3, with protein MNTAPAYPLASLYVGDLHPDVTESMLYQKFSPAGPIMSIRVCRDVITRRSLGYAYINFQQPADAECALDTMNYEVLKGRPMRIMWSQRDPGLRKSGVGNIFIKNMDESIDNKALYDTFSAFGNILSCKVVCDERGSKGYGFVHFETQEAANRAIETMNGMLLNDRKVQEAGKEMETDSADPSIANRKLHSLWKNCQLSTISFVGHFKSRKEREAECGAKAMVYTNVYIKNFGETYDDEQLMIIFSEFGKTLSVRVMRDERGNSRGFGFVNYENHEDAQKAVEAMNGKELNGRILYVGRAQKRLERQGELKRKFEQIKMDRIQRYQGVNLYVKNLDDSINDERLRKEFAPYGTITSAKVMTDGGHSKGFGFVCFTSPEEATRAVTEMNGRIISTKPLYVALAQRKDERKAILTNQYMQRLASVRTMPGALVTNYQQPPYYIPTMPQPPGRHPYNAGVRFGPRWTTQPPRPQANIGTQTAGRRAVAGAVSRGVSQYKYSSGVRNVQQVIPVPLSHVNQQVPNIPVMEPAVHVRGQEPLTASMLAAAPLMEQKQLLGERLYPLIYALHPNLAGKITGMLLEIDNSELLHMLESPESLHSKVTHILRWTCFLIKYSSYV; from the exons ATGAACACTGCACCAGCTTATCCCCTGGCCTCCCTGTACGTGGGGGATCTTCATCCTGATGTTACTGAGTCTATGCTGTACCAGAAATTTTCACCTGCTGGACCAATCATGTCCATTCGTGTATGCCGTGATGTCATTACTCGCAGGTCTTTAGGATATGCCTACATTAACTTTCAGCAGCCTGCAGATG CGGAATGCGCTCTTGATACAATGAACTATGAGGTCCTCAAGGGTCGTCCAATGAGAATCATGTGGTCACAACGTGATCCAGGTCTTAGGAAGTCTGGTGTTGGGAATATCTTCATCAAGAACATGGATGAGTCTATTGACAATAAAGCACTTTATGACACCTTCTCTGCATTTGGAAATATCCTGTCCTGCAAG GTTGTGTGTGATGAGCGTGGCTCCAAAGGCTATGGCTTTGTGCACTTTGAGACACAAGAGGCTGCCAACCGTGCCATTGAGACCATGAATGGCATGCTGCTGAATGATCGCAAAGT ACAAGAGGCAGGTAAAGAAATGGAGACAGACAGTGCAGATCCAAGCATTGCAAACCGAAAGCTCCATTCCCTGTGGAAAAATTGTCAGCTGTCGACAATTAG TTTTGTAGGCCATTTTAAATCCCGCAAAGAACGTGAGGCGGAGTGCGGAGCGAAGGCTATGGTCTACACTAATGTTTACATCAAGAACTTTGGAGAAACTTATGACGATGAGCAACTTATGATAATCTTCTCAGAGTTTG GGAAAACACTGAGTGTTCGTGTGATGCGTGATGAGCGAGGTAACTCCCGTGGCTTTGGCTTTGTGAACTATGAGAACCATGAGGATGCTCAGAAG GCTGTGGAGGCGATGAATGGGAAGGAGCTGAATGGGCGGATCCTGTATGTGGGCCGTGCTCAGAAGAGGCTGGAGCGGCAGGGGGAGCTCAAGCGCAAGTTTGAGCAGATCAAGATGGATCGCATCCAGCGCTATCAG GGGGTTAATCTCTATGTGAAGAACCTAGACGATAGCATCAACGATGAGCGACTGAGGAAGGAGTTTGCTCCCTATGGCACCATCACTAGCGCCAAG GTGATGACTGACGGCGGCCACAGCAAGGGCTTCGGATTTGTCTGTTTCACCTCACCGGAGGAGGCAACCCGCGCCGTCACGGAGATGAACGGCCGCATCATCAGCACCAAGCCGCTCTACGTGGCATTAGCTCAGCGGAAGGATGAGCGGAAGGCCATCCTCACCAACCAGTACATGCAGCGGCTGGCCAGCGTCAGGACCATGCCCGGAgccctggtgaccaactaccaGCAACCTCCCTACTACATCCCCACCatgcctcag CCCCCAGGCCGTCATCCATACAATGCTGGTGTCCGCTTTGGCCCAAGATGGACTACTCAGCCTCCCAGACCACAGG CCAACATTGGTACCCAGACTGCAGGAAGACGAGCAGTCGCTGGGGCTGTGAGTCGTGGGGTCAGCCAGTACAAATACTCCAGTGGAGTCCGCAACGTCCAGCAGGTGATCCCTGTGCCTTTATCCCATGTGAACCAGCAG GTTCCAAACATCCCTGTGATGGAGCCAGCAGTTCATGTGAGGGGACAGGAACCTCTCACAGCCTCTATGCTGGCAGCAGCTCCACTCATGGAGCAGAAACAGCTGCTGG gTGAGCGACTGTACCCTCTGATCTACGCCCTGCACCCCAACCTGGCGGGGAAGATCACAGGCATGCTGCTGGAGATAGACAACTCTGAGCTGCTCCACATGTTGGAGTCTCCCGAGTCTCTGCACTCCAAGGTAACACACATTTTGAGGTGGACATGTTTTTTAATCAAGTACAGCTCATATGTATAG
- the LOC122132099 gene encoding embryonic polyadenylate-binding protein-like isoform X2, which yields MNTAPAYPLASLYVGDLHPDVTESMLYQKFSPAGPIMSIRVCRDVITRRSLGYAYINFQQPADAECALDTMNYEVLKGRPMRIMWSQRDPGLRKSGVGNIFIKNMDESIDNKALYDTFSAFGNILSCKVVCDERGSKGYGFVHFETQEAANRAIETMNGMLLNDRKVFVGHFKSRKEREAECGAKAMVYTNVYIKNFGETYDDEQLMIIFSEFGKTLSVRVMRDERGNSRGFGFVNYENHEDAQKAVEAMNGKELNGRILYVGRAQKRLERQGELKRKFEQIKMDRIQRYQGVNLYVKNLDDSINDERLRKEFAPYGTITSAKVMTDGGHSKGFGFVCFTSPEEATRAVTEMNGRIISTKPLYVALAQRKDERKAILTNQYMQRLASVRTMPGALVTNYQQPPYYIPTMPQPPGRHPYNAGVRFGPRWTTQPPRPQALYAAQYVTTRRASTPISSVQQASTQAPRVAKNTTLRMANIGTQTAGRRAVAGAVSRGVSQYKYSSGVRNVQQVIPVPLSHVNQQVPNIPVMEPAVHVRGQEPLTASMLAAAPLMEQKQLLGERLYPLIYALHPNLAGKITGMLLEIDNSELLHMLESPESLHSKVTHILRWTCFLIKYSSYV from the exons ATGAACACTGCACCAGCTTATCCCCTGGCCTCCCTGTACGTGGGGGATCTTCATCCTGATGTTACTGAGTCTATGCTGTACCAGAAATTTTCACCTGCTGGACCAATCATGTCCATTCGTGTATGCCGTGATGTCATTACTCGCAGGTCTTTAGGATATGCCTACATTAACTTTCAGCAGCCTGCAGATG CGGAATGCGCTCTTGATACAATGAACTATGAGGTCCTCAAGGGTCGTCCAATGAGAATCATGTGGTCACAACGTGATCCAGGTCTTAGGAAGTCTGGTGTTGGGAATATCTTCATCAAGAACATGGATGAGTCTATTGACAATAAAGCACTTTATGACACCTTCTCTGCATTTGGAAATATCCTGTCCTGCAAG GTTGTGTGTGATGAGCGTGGCTCCAAAGGCTATGGCTTTGTGCACTTTGAGACACAAGAGGCTGCCAACCGTGCCATTGAGACCATGAATGGCATGCTGCTGAATGATCGCAAAGT TTTTGTAGGCCATTTTAAATCCCGCAAAGAACGTGAGGCGGAGTGCGGAGCGAAGGCTATGGTCTACACTAATGTTTACATCAAGAACTTTGGAGAAACTTATGACGATGAGCAACTTATGATAATCTTCTCAGAGTTTG GGAAAACACTGAGTGTTCGTGTGATGCGTGATGAGCGAGGTAACTCCCGTGGCTTTGGCTTTGTGAACTATGAGAACCATGAGGATGCTCAGAAG GCTGTGGAGGCGATGAATGGGAAGGAGCTGAATGGGCGGATCCTGTATGTGGGCCGTGCTCAGAAGAGGCTGGAGCGGCAGGGGGAGCTCAAGCGCAAGTTTGAGCAGATCAAGATGGATCGCATCCAGCGCTATCAG GGGGTTAATCTCTATGTGAAGAACCTAGACGATAGCATCAACGATGAGCGACTGAGGAAGGAGTTTGCTCCCTATGGCACCATCACTAGCGCCAAG GTGATGACTGACGGCGGCCACAGCAAGGGCTTCGGATTTGTCTGTTTCACCTCACCGGAGGAGGCAACCCGCGCCGTCACGGAGATGAACGGCCGCATCATCAGCACCAAGCCGCTCTACGTGGCATTAGCTCAGCGGAAGGATGAGCGGAAGGCCATCCTCACCAACCAGTACATGCAGCGGCTGGCCAGCGTCAGGACCATGCCCGGAgccctggtgaccaactaccaGCAACCTCCCTACTACATCCCCACCatgcctcag CCCCCAGGCCGTCATCCATACAATGCTGGTGTCCGCTTTGGCCCAAGATGGACTACTCAGCCTCCCAGACCACAGG CGCTCTACGCTGCTCAGTACGTGACGACCCGCCGGGCCTCCACCCCCATCAGCAGTGTCCAGCAGGCCTCTACACAGGCGCCGCGCGTGGCCAAAAACACCACGCTAAGGATGG CCAACATTGGTACCCAGACTGCAGGAAGACGAGCAGTCGCTGGGGCTGTGAGTCGTGGGGTCAGCCAGTACAAATACTCCAGTGGAGTCCGCAACGTCCAGCAGGTGATCCCTGTGCCTTTATCCCATGTGAACCAGCAG GTTCCAAACATCCCTGTGATGGAGCCAGCAGTTCATGTGAGGGGACAGGAACCTCTCACAGCCTCTATGCTGGCAGCAGCTCCACTCATGGAGCAGAAACAGCTGCTGG gTGAGCGACTGTACCCTCTGATCTACGCCCTGCACCCCAACCTGGCGGGGAAGATCACAGGCATGCTGCTGGAGATAGACAACTCTGAGCTGCTCCACATGTTGGAGTCTCCCGAGTCTCTGCACTCCAAGGTAACACACATTTTGAGGTGGACATGTTTTTTAATCAAGTACAGCTCATATGTATAG